The following are encoded together in the Cicer arietinum cultivar CDC Frontier isolate Library 1 chromosome 2, Cicar.CDCFrontier_v2.0, whole genome shotgun sequence genome:
- the LOC101505938 gene encoding GCN5-related N-acetyltransferase 1, chloroplastic produces MLLRGSISTPLPSSLRLNLTTTRTNPRNVTVSSRASLEYPLSISDEALESRGFALRRTAEGLNLEALNKVFVAVGFPRRDPEKIRVALEHTDSMVWVEQRKTQRAVAFARATGDGVFNAIIWDVVVDPSFQGIGLGKAVVERLVGDLLGRGISNIALYSEPRVLGFYRPLGFVADPDGIRGMVYSRKQKKK; encoded by the coding sequence ATGCTCTTACGTGGCAGTATATCCACTCCTCTACCATCCTCTCTACGACTTAACCTCACAACAACACGAACTAACCCACGAAACGTCACCGTTTCATCTCGAGCAAGCCTAGAGTACCCACTCTCAATATCCGACGAGGCACTAGAGTCACGAGGTTTCGCTCTACGGCGGACCGCGGAGGGACTAAACCTAGAAGCGCTAAACAAAGTATTCGTGGCGGTGGGGTTTCCACGACGCGATCCGGAGAAGATACGAGTGGCGCTTGAACACACGGACTCGATGGTGTGGGTGGAGCAGAGGAAAACGCAACGTGCGGTTGCGTTTGCGAGAGCGACGGGTGATGGCGTTTTCAACGCGATTATTTGGGATGTTGTTGTTGATCCTTCGTTTCAAGGGATTGGGCTTGGGAAGGCTGTTGTAGAGAGGCTTGTTGGGGATTTGTTGGGAAGAGGAATTTCTAATATTGCCCTTTATTCTGAACCGCGTGTTCTTGGGTTTTATCGACCATTGGGGTTTGTTGCGGATCCTGATGGGATTAGAGGAATGGTTTATTctagaaaacaaaaaaagaaataa